The genomic stretch TATGGTGGAAACGTTTTCCGCTTCAAAAGTGAATGAAGAATACACTATCAACATTCAATCATCATCGTTCCCACTGACATTAACTTGGGATGCATCTGTCAATCAAACAAAGACAATGTTGCTGACTGATAACAGCGATGGAACATTGTTCAGGAATGTTTACTTACGCGGGAAAGGCTCGGTGAAGATTACTAATCCATCGGTGAAGCAGGTAACAGTACGAACACTTGAGGGAAGTTCGTTGCCGTTGGAGTTTGCTTTACTGCAGAACTATCCGAATCCTTTTAATCCATCTACGGATTTCGGATTTCGGATTTCGGATTTCGGATTGGTGACGTTGAAGATTTATGATGTGCTTGGGAGAGAAGTAACAATGTTAGTGAATGAAGAAAAGGAACCGGGCGAATACACAGTTCAATGGGATGCAAGTAATTTTCCGAGCGGAGTCTATTTTTACAAACTCACTGCCGGGAAGTTTTCGGATGTGAAGAAACTTTTGCTTGTCAAATAAATTCAAACAATAAAAAACAATCGAGGTACAATATGAAACGTGGTAACTTTATCGTCATCATTATTCTTGCAACAGTAGGAATTGCATTTCCGCAATCACGCTATTTGGTAAGCCCGACTGATGAAGTCATTCCGTTAACAAAAGCGGAACAGACCGCCGCGTCAGAATTGAACAAACGTCTCACCACCTCTGTTCAAACGCCATGTTCCAACGATGTAATTGACGGATACCCGAGTACAGCATTCCCTACATCTTCACGATTTGGCGCATACCACAAAGATGTTCTGGGACAGTGGTTCGTCGCACGATTTAATGGAAGAATTGATACGCTGTATTGGTATCATTCCGGCGCTATCGGCGCACAGGATTCAACAATCTGGCTCCGCATTTTCAGGTCTAATATTAGTCGGACACAGGGTCCCGGAATTTCACCCTATCCGCCGCCATGTTCGCCGTGGGGATATTATCAGAATACTTATACCAACGAGGTTTCTCCCTTCAAACTCTCAAACGATTACTTTTGGGTTTCAACGGTTGATGGTGATTCTCTCTCCTTCTCTCCCTTTGGTGAAGAACTTTGGAAGCAAGGAGGAGATACTGTTTCAGTTCATGAAGGATTGAATCAGATCGCGCTAACAAGTGAAACCGACTCGCTTGTTGTCAGTCGTGGCGATGTGTTTTTTGTTACGATGCAGGTCAACGGAACCGATAGCCAGGCGGTAGAAGGACGAACAGAATGGGCGGCGGCAGGGTTTTCTTCGTTCCCGCCGGAGTATCAGGAATATTATCCTTCACGCAACTGGAAATATTATGCAGGTCGGTATGGTCCTTCAAATTGTGCAGGACACCCTGTTGACTCATTACCATTTGGCTGGTTAGCCCGCGGAGGATTTACAGATGATACTCTTGATGTTAGTGTGTATAATTGGTGGTATTCAACTTCTGTTACAGACAATACACCACCACGCTCTTTATCATCAGAACTGCTGGAACAACTCTTTTGCGACCAAGATTCATTCTGTATTTCTTTCGAACTTGAAGACTGTAACCCGGCTAACCCAGTTGAGGCGGGAATAGAAAATGTCCACATCGAATGGATGTTAGACGGAGCGCCAATGTGGGACATTCCTGCCACAAAAGGTATTGTAAGTTCCTGGAGTGTTTGCATACCACGATTGTATTCTTGCGGAACAATTTCATGGACAATTGTTGCAACAGACAGCCAGGGACTTACTTCAAGATTTCCTCAGAACTCAATAAAATTCTGTTCGATGAATAATCAGTACGCAACGGTTGATACATCGAGTAATTGTCCGACTCTCAACATATCTGGAACAGGAAATTTCATTCCTCCTGAAAGTTTCTTTGACCATCCAAATAACGTTACACCAAACGAATCGAACGATGGAACTGCCGGACCATTTCCACTTGGCGGAACATTCAATTTCTACGGGAAGGAACTACGCTACGCATGGGTGGGAGTAAATGGCGCTATCGCTCTTTCAGAAACGGCTACAGAAACTCTCGATGTCAACTCAGCCGGCTTCTTTTCTGAATTCGATTTCCCCGGCTCAATCAGGTCTCACTCTGACCCACGTGATACGATGAGGTTAGGGAGGAAACCACCGAACTTTATCGCTCCCTTCTGGAATGATTTATTGTACAAAGATTCTGTTTCGCGTTACGGAAG from Ignavibacteriota bacterium encodes the following:
- a CDS encoding T9SS type A sorting domain-containing protein translates to MKRGNFIVIIILATVGIAFPQSRYLVSPTDEVIPLTKAEQTAASELNKRLTTSVQTPCSNDVIDGYPSTAFPTSSRFGAYHKDVLGQWFVARFNGRIDTLYWYHSGAIGAQDSTIWLRIFRSNISRTQGPGISPYPPPCSPWGYYQNTYTNEVSPFKLSNDYFWVSTVDGDSLSFSPFGEELWKQGGDTVSVHEGLNQIALTSETDSLVVSRGDVFFVTMQVNGTDSQAVEGRTEWAAAGFSSFPPEYQEYYPSRNWKYYAGRYGPSNCAGHPVDSLPFGWLARGGFTDDTLDVSVYNWWYSTSVTDNTPPRSLSSELLEQLFCDQDSFCISFELEDCNPANPVEAGIENVHIEWMLDGAPMWDIPATKGIVSSWSVCIPRLYSCGTISWTIVATDSQGLTSRFPQNSIKFCSMNNQYATVDTSSNCPTLNISGTGNFIPPESFFDHPNNVTPNESNDGTAGPFPLGGTFNFYGKELRYAWVGVNGAIALSETATETLDVNSAGFFSEFDFPGSIRSHSDPRDTMRLGRKPPNFIAPFWNDLLYKDSVSRYGSILWDTSGCNFIVQWDSLATFDALANPIQDEFVFRVVMNRCNRTIEFQYDNVGVAGLDSTALIGFQADTIPALGNRSPWSFINRRAAPCSPIPHNGSCFKIRQPNSLDVSSLGNQRPLEFAMIQNYPNPFNPTTNFGLRIANFELVTLKVYDVLGREVATILNEKKEPGEYTIEWDASNVPSGIYFYKMTAGKFSDVKKLLLIK